The following coding sequences are from one Arthrobacter sp. PvP023 window:
- a CDS encoding ammonium transporter, which produces MELTAGHVWLMVAAALVLFMTPGLAFFYGGMTRAKAALNMMMMSFISIGMVGVVWVLWGASMSSGEGFMQIVGNPFATFGLEGITTPDGLIKVGYAATFAIITVALISGAIADRAKFGAWTVFVPVWVTLVYCPIAYMVWGGGLFGPEGAVGQALGPAIDFAGGTVVHINAGVAALILVLIIGNRKGFGKDPNHRPHNIPFVMLGAAILWFGWFGFNGGAATTAEQGGLIWVNTLAAPAAAMLGWLVTERIRDGHPTSLGAASGVVAGLVAITPACANVSPVGALGLGVVAGVASALAVGLKFRWGFDDSLDVVGVHLVSGIIGTVALGFIALPVEGVGGGLFYGGGLTQLWAQLAAAGIAIAYSAILTSVIALAIHKTMGFRVSQEQEVVGVDLSLHAETAYEFGVGGHGGSFQPLHELITGKQGDESAPVTEDGKKTDAATGKESVGA; this is translated from the coding sequence ATGGAACTTACCGCAGGTCACGTATGGCTCATGGTTGCGGCGGCACTTGTGCTGTTCATGACACCAGGGCTGGCATTTTTCTACGGCGGCATGACACGTGCGAAGGCCGCGCTGAACATGATGATGATGAGCTTCATCTCCATCGGCATGGTTGGCGTGGTGTGGGTGCTGTGGGGCGCATCGATGAGCTCCGGCGAAGGCTTCATGCAGATCGTCGGCAACCCGTTCGCAACGTTCGGACTTGAAGGCATCACCACTCCGGACGGGCTTATCAAGGTCGGCTACGCAGCAACGTTCGCCATCATCACGGTGGCACTGATCAGCGGCGCCATCGCGGACCGCGCAAAGTTCGGCGCATGGACCGTGTTCGTCCCTGTCTGGGTAACGCTGGTCTACTGCCCGATCGCTTACATGGTCTGGGGCGGAGGCCTCTTCGGGCCTGAAGGCGCAGTCGGCCAGGCTCTCGGTCCGGCAATCGACTTCGCCGGCGGTACGGTAGTCCACATCAACGCCGGTGTTGCAGCCCTGATCCTTGTCCTGATCATCGGCAACCGCAAGGGCTTCGGCAAGGACCCGAACCACCGTCCCCACAACATCCCGTTCGTGATGCTCGGCGCGGCCATCCTGTGGTTCGGCTGGTTCGGCTTCAACGGCGGCGCGGCAACCACGGCAGAACAGGGCGGCCTCATCTGGGTCAATACCCTTGCCGCACCGGCAGCTGCCATGCTCGGCTGGCTCGTCACCGAACGCATCCGCGACGGCCACCCCACCTCACTTGGTGCCGCTTCCGGTGTTGTTGCCGGCCTGGTCGCCATCACCCCGGCCTGCGCCAATGTCAGCCCGGTCGGTGCACTTGGCCTGGGCGTCGTCGCCGGTGTGGCCTCCGCCCTGGCAGTCGGCCTCAAGTTCCGCTGGGGCTTCGACGACTCGCTGGACGTCGTCGGCGTCCACCTTGTATCGGGCATCATCGGCACTGTCGCCCTGGGCTTCATCGCCCTCCCGGTTGAGGGCGTCGGCGGCGGCCTCTTCTACGGCGGCGGCCTGACCCAGCTGTGGGCCCAGCTCGCAGCGGCAGGAATCGCCATCGCCTACTCGGCCATCCTGACGTCGGTGATTGCACTGGCCATCCACAAGACGATGGGCTTCCGTGTCTCACAGGAGCAGGAAGTTGTGGGCGTGGACCTCAGCCTGCACGCAGAAACCGCCTACGAGTTCGGTGTCGGCGGCCACGGCGGAAGCTTCCAGCCGCTGCATGAACTGATTACCGGCAAGCAGGGCGATGAGTCCGCTCCGGTAACCGAAGACGGTAAGAAGACTGACGCAGCAACAGGTAAGGAAAGTGTGGGGGCATGA
- the rpmF gene encoding 50S ribosomal protein L32 — protein MAVPKRKMSRSNTRARRSQWKATAPHLVKTVENGQVTYSLPHQAKVVTDSAGTALFLEYKGRKVADV, from the coding sequence GTGGCTGTCCCGAAGCGGAAAATGTCTCGCTCGAATACCCGCGCCCGCCGCTCCCAGTGGAAGGCAACCGCCCCCCACCTGGTGAAGACCGTTGAGAACGGCCAGGTTACGTACAGCCTGCCGCACCAGGCAAAGGTCGTTACCGACTCGGCTGGCACTGCGCTGTTCCTTGAGTACAAGGGCCGCAAGGTCGCGGACGTCTAA
- the rnc gene encoding ribonuclease III gives MTSSTEELLKRLGVSIDAGTLRLALTHRSYAYENGGIPTNERLEFLGDSILGFSVTDALYRDNPALPEGDLAKRRSAVVSTRALAGIGRSLGIGEYIYLGQGEKLTDGKNKASILADTMEALIGATYVSNDIETARQLVMRLIGPLLQDAAALGAGTDWKTSIQELAASRQLGSIYYAVEGSGPDHARTFVAVLRIGGTDYGQGAGRSKKEAEQEAAADAWRKLSVAGTSSLPAESEAGL, from the coding sequence ATGACGTCTTCAACTGAAGAGCTTTTGAAGCGTCTCGGTGTCTCTATTGATGCCGGGACGCTTCGTCTTGCTCTGACACATCGTTCGTATGCCTACGAAAACGGCGGCATACCCACCAACGAGCGCCTCGAGTTCCTGGGTGATTCCATCCTGGGCTTTTCCGTGACGGATGCCCTGTACCGCGACAACCCTGCACTGCCTGAGGGTGACCTCGCGAAGCGGCGTTCAGCTGTGGTCAGCACCAGGGCGCTTGCCGGAATCGGCCGCAGCCTTGGCATCGGCGAGTACATCTACCTCGGGCAGGGCGAAAAGCTCACCGACGGCAAGAACAAGGCCTCCATCCTGGCGGACACCATGGAAGCGCTCATTGGCGCCACCTACGTGTCCAACGACATCGAGACGGCGCGCCAACTGGTCATGCGGCTGATCGGCCCGCTGCTGCAGGACGCCGCTGCCCTTGGTGCAGGCACCGACTGGAAGACCAGCATCCAGGAACTGGCGGCAAGCCGCCAGCTGGGCAGCATCTACTACGCCGTGGAAGGTTCCGGCCCGGACCACGCACGGACCTTTGTCGCCGTGCTCCGGATCGGCGGGACCGACTACGGGCAGGGTGCCGGACGTTCCAAGAAGGAAGCGGAGCAGGAAGCTGCCGCTGACGCCTGGCGGAAGCTGTCCGTTGCCGGGACGTCAAGTCTTCCGGCGGAATCCGAAGCCGGCCTCTAG
- a CDS encoding DUF177 domain-containing protein: MAFDVKDLGRSPGSMRTLKEHVPAPAELGVALIGVQEGSDVGLDLRLEAVHEGILVSGTVHVEVTGECGRCLDPLAYDLEVDVQELFFYEDAQFSAEEDEEEQYRIEHDLIDLEPVLRDAVITMLPFQPVCREDCQGLCSECGVRLEDEPGHHHEVVDPRWAALADLAKPDRQN; encoded by the coding sequence TTGGCGTTCGACGTCAAGGACCTCGGGCGCAGCCCGGGGAGCATGCGGACGCTGAAAGAACATGTACCCGCACCAGCTGAGCTTGGTGTGGCACTCATTGGCGTTCAGGAAGGCTCGGATGTCGGGCTGGATCTGCGGCTGGAGGCCGTACACGAAGGAATTCTGGTATCAGGAACCGTTCACGTCGAAGTAACCGGCGAGTGCGGCCGATGCCTGGATCCCCTTGCGTATGACCTCGAGGTCGATGTGCAAGAACTTTTCTTCTACGAGGACGCCCAGTTCTCCGCCGAAGAAGACGAAGAAGAGCAATATCGAATCGAGCACGATTTAATCGATCTTGAGCCGGTGTTGCGGGACGCGGTTATAACCATGCTGCCGTTCCAGCCGGTGTGCCGGGAAGACTGCCAGGGCCTTTGCTCCGAATGCGGAGTACGCCTGGAAGACGAGCCGGGGCATCACCACGAGGTCGTAGATCCTCGCTGGGCTGCCCTAGCTGACTTGGCTAAGCCTGACCGGCAAAATTGA
- the ftsY gene encoding signal recognition particle-docking protein FtsY gives MNDILPIILAILAALVVIGGLIPVLLKTRRNITKYPGTRDANDPVEPVRGAGGTLVEDRPAVTPERKAPGAVDLEDLETAEVPDDAAGLETIAVETPLPVAGRLTRLRERLVRSNNILGKGLLALLSSDKIDEDVWDEVEETLLLADLGTEPTMQLVDALRERVKVLGTRTPEQVKALLREELIKLVDPTMDRSLRTERHADKPAVMMVVGVNGVGKTTTVGKLARVLVAEDKDVLLGAADTFRAAAAEQLATWGQRVGVPTVKSDVDGADPASVAYEAVKAGIDQEVDVVMIDTAGRLQNKVGLMDELGKVKRVIEKLAEVDEVLLVLDATTGQNGLNQARVFSEVVNITGIVLTKLDGTAKGGIVVAIQKTLGVPVKLIGLGEGADDLAPFDAESFVDALLN, from the coding sequence GTGAATGACATCCTCCCCATTATTCTTGCCATCCTCGCTGCCCTGGTGGTCATTGGCGGACTGATCCCGGTCCTCCTGAAGACCCGCCGGAACATCACCAAGTACCCGGGCACCCGCGACGCCAACGATCCCGTCGAGCCCGTGCGCGGCGCGGGCGGAACGCTGGTGGAGGACCGCCCGGCGGTGACGCCCGAGCGCAAGGCGCCCGGCGCCGTCGACCTCGAAGACCTGGAGACCGCCGAGGTACCCGATGACGCGGCGGGGCTTGAGACCATTGCAGTAGAGACACCGTTGCCCGTTGCGGGACGGCTGACGAGGCTCCGGGAACGCCTTGTCAGGTCCAACAACATCCTCGGCAAGGGCCTGCTGGCGCTCCTCTCCAGCGACAAGATCGATGAGGACGTCTGGGACGAGGTCGAGGAAACCCTCCTTCTCGCGGACCTTGGCACCGAGCCGACCATGCAGCTGGTTGACGCCCTCCGGGAGCGCGTCAAGGTGCTGGGCACGCGGACCCCCGAACAGGTCAAAGCCCTGCTTCGTGAAGAACTCATCAAGCTCGTGGACCCGACCATGGACCGCAGCCTCCGTACCGAACGCCATGCCGACAAGCCCGCCGTCATGATGGTGGTGGGCGTCAACGGCGTCGGTAAGACCACCACGGTGGGCAAGCTCGCACGCGTCCTCGTGGCCGAGGACAAGGACGTTCTGCTGGGCGCCGCGGACACTTTCCGTGCGGCCGCCGCGGAGCAGCTCGCCACGTGGGGCCAGCGCGTCGGTGTCCCCACGGTGAAGTCCGACGTCGACGGCGCCGATCCCGCCTCTGTCGCCTATGAAGCGGTCAAGGCAGGCATCGACCAGGAGGTCGACGTGGTGATGATCGACACCGCCGGCCGGCTCCAGAACAAAGTGGGCCTGATGGACGAGCTTGGCAAGGTCAAGCGAGTCATTGAAAAGCTGGCCGAGGTGGATGAAGTCCTGCTGGTGCTGGATGCCACCACCGGACAAAACGGCCTGAACCAGGCCCGCGTGTTTTCCGAAGTAGTCAACATCACCGGCATTGTGCTCACCAAGCTGGACGGCACTGCCAAGGGCGGCATCGTGGTGGCAATCCAGAAGACGCTCGGGGTTCCGGTCAAGCTGATCGGGCTGGGCGAAGGCGCGGATGACCTGGCCCCGTTCGATGCCGAGAGCTTCGTGGACGCCCTGCTGAACTGA
- the mutM gene encoding bifunctional DNA-formamidopyrimidine glycosylase/DNA-(apurinic or apyrimidinic site) lyase codes for MPELPEVEVVRRGLVSWVRGRTITSVDVLDPRSIRRHALGAQDFAGNLEGARVLDVVRRGKFLWLPLEEATAGQPDADGVPAAGMTRPGVALMAHLGMSGQLLMQDSLVPDEKHLKVRLRLSPADGMPEQLRFVDQRIFGGLFVTSLVPTDDGGPGGLGETPSPFIAGEASHIARDPLDPHFSFDSFYRRLRARKTGLKRALLDQGLVSGIGNIYADEALWRARLHYARPTDTLRRADAVRVLDAAREVMLDALAAGGTSFDSLYVNVNGASGYFDRSLNAYGRENQECKRCAAAGIVSLMKREQFMNRSSYTCPVCQPRPRNGRW; via the coding sequence GTGCCCGAACTGCCGGAAGTCGAAGTTGTCCGCCGCGGCCTGGTGAGCTGGGTCCGCGGCAGGACAATCACCTCTGTCGACGTCCTGGATCCGCGTTCAATCCGGCGGCACGCCCTCGGCGCCCAGGACTTTGCCGGCAACCTCGAAGGCGCCCGGGTGCTGGACGTGGTGCGCCGCGGAAAGTTCCTCTGGCTTCCGCTTGAGGAGGCTACCGCGGGGCAGCCAGATGCGGACGGTGTCCCGGCAGCGGGCATGACCCGGCCGGGAGTAGCGCTCATGGCCCACCTGGGAATGAGCGGCCAGCTGCTGATGCAGGATTCCCTCGTGCCGGATGAGAAGCACCTGAAAGTCCGCCTGCGGCTGAGCCCCGCCGATGGCATGCCGGAACAGCTTCGATTCGTGGACCAACGCATCTTTGGCGGCCTGTTCGTCACATCGCTGGTACCAACAGACGACGGCGGACCCGGCGGCCTGGGGGAGACCCCGTCGCCCTTCATTGCCGGGGAAGCCTCCCACATTGCCCGGGATCCCCTGGATCCCCATTTTTCCTTTGATTCCTTTTACCGCCGGCTGCGCGCCCGGAAGACCGGGCTCAAACGGGCGCTACTGGACCAGGGACTCGTTTCCGGGATCGGCAACATCTATGCGGACGAGGCACTGTGGCGTGCCCGCCTCCATTACGCCCGGCCCACCGACACGCTCCGCCGCGCCGATGCGGTGCGGGTTCTCGACGCCGCCCGTGAGGTCATGCTGGACGCCCTGGCCGCCGGCGGGACAAGCTTCGACTCCCTCTACGTCAACGTAAACGGCGCCTCCGGGTACTTTGACCGGTCGCTTAACGCGTACGGCAGGGAAAACCAGGAGTGTAAACGCTGCGCCGCTGCAGGCATCGTCAGCCTGATGAAGCGCGAACAATTCATGAACCGGTCGTCCTATACCTGCCCCGTTTGCCAGCCGCGTCCCCGCAACGGCCGGTGGTGA
- the coaD gene encoding pantetheine-phosphate adenylyltransferase, with protein sequence MRRAVCPGSFDPIHNGHLEVIARAAGLFDEVIVAVSTNYAKKYRFPLEERIDMARETLASLRGIVVEPVGEGLLAEYCRQRGVSAIVKGLRSSSDFDYELPMATMNRQLSGVETVFLPTEGHYLHLSSTLIKEVFSLGGNVSEYVPRSVLKRLLAGESSPDQPGRG encoded by the coding sequence ATGAGACGCGCCGTATGCCCAGGCTCCTTCGACCCGATCCACAATGGCCACCTGGAAGTCATCGCCCGGGCCGCAGGCCTCTTTGACGAAGTCATCGTGGCGGTGTCCACCAACTACGCCAAGAAGTACCGCTTCCCGCTGGAGGAACGGATCGACATGGCCCGGGAGACCCTCGCGTCGCTGCGCGGCATTGTGGTGGAGCCGGTGGGCGAAGGGCTGCTGGCCGAATACTGCAGGCAGCGGGGTGTGTCCGCAATTGTGAAGGGCCTTCGATCGTCGTCGGACTTTGACTACGAGCTCCCGATGGCAACCATGAACCGGCAGCTGAGCGGCGTGGAAACGGTCTTCCTTCCCACCGAGGGCCACTACCTCCACTTGTCGTCAACGCTCATTAAGGAAGTCTTTAGCCTCGGCGGCAACGTGTCCGAGTATGTGCCGCGATCAGTGTTGAAACGGCTGCTGGCGGGCGAGTCGTCCCCGGATCAGCCCGGCAGAGGGTAG
- the smc gene encoding chromosome segregation protein SMC, with amino-acid sequence MHLKSLTVRGFKSFASATTFDFEPGVTAVVGPNGSGKSNVVDALAWVMGEQGAKTLRGGKMEDVIFAGTSGRPPLGRAHVSLTIDNTDGALPIEYSEVTISRTLFRTGGSEYAINGAGCRLLDIQELLSDSGLGREMHVIVGQGQLDKVLHATPEDRRGFIEEAAGILKHRRRKEKTVRKLEAMQANLQRLSDLTSEIRRQLTPLGKQAEVARRAQSVQFDVRDARARLLADDLVQLQSALAQDVADESALKARRAVVEEGLETGRQRQAALEQLAAEATPRLNAARDTWYQLSAGRERFRSLGSLAEERRRLLGAADEIPDSGRDPDQLERNAARVREEQAALEDAILRQRTALEAASAAKQEAESAASAEDKRLAAVLRAAADRREGLAKLAGQVGAARSRVEAAQAELGRLRESQTAGDERRRRAQSEFTALESQVAGVEDGEESLDADYEDASDSLDAILADIEALKSAEREGERERDSLQARRDALQLGLNRKDGSGRVADSGLPGIMGPLASMLSVEPGYEAAIAAALGNCSDAVVVRDAGTAVEALELLKADDAGLASLLLAVPAGQVAADPPSGVEAAPAPGPLPGGARWAADLVAASAAGLNGFPSTPEDDASGTAAPMHALLRRLLAGTVVAEDLESASALIHAQPGLTVVTRAGDVFTAFTVRGGSASAPSLLEVQAAVDDAGTRLAKVSADLERNRFALAAAQARKTQAQERADAALERLHESDARLAAVAERLGHLNSVLRSAVGESERLGASLARAEANMVAGEEALQAAVARLEAARQAPEDEEPSAELRDELALAASAARAAEMEARLSLRSAEEQLTATRNRALSLERAAAAERRAREEAAQRARRRRLQARRAAAVSAAVEQVIGFMDISVELARHSRDLAEEERELRDRELVDVRSQNDSLSRELAELTDSVHRDELARTQQRLRIESLELRSVEELGLSPDQLVADYGPDQLVPVPAGTSNDKWAALRAPVDENGAPVLEGKPFVRDEQEKRLRKAERDLSSLGRVNPLALEEFAALEERHQFLSSQLEDLKSSRKDLLDIIKEVDDRVQKVFAEAFADTSAQFVRVFARLFPGGEGRLILTDPSDMLTTGIEVEARPAGKKIKRLSLLSGGERSLTAVALLVAIFKARPSPFYVMDEVEAALDDTNLGRLITIFEELRESSQLIVITHQKRTMEVADALYGVTMRGDGVSTVISQRLGADV; translated from the coding sequence TTGCACCTCAAGAGCCTGACCGTCCGCGGATTCAAGTCGTTCGCGTCAGCCACGACGTTCGACTTCGAGCCGGGCGTCACTGCAGTGGTCGGTCCGAACGGTTCCGGCAAATCCAATGTTGTGGATGCCCTGGCCTGGGTCATGGGGGAACAGGGTGCTAAGACACTGCGCGGCGGCAAGATGGAGGACGTCATCTTCGCGGGCACGTCCGGCCGCCCGCCGCTGGGCCGGGCCCACGTCTCGTTGACCATCGACAACACTGACGGCGCCCTGCCGATCGAATACAGCGAAGTGACGATCTCACGGACGCTGTTCCGCACCGGCGGGTCCGAGTACGCCATCAACGGTGCGGGCTGCCGTCTCCTGGACATCCAGGAACTGCTCTCCGATTCCGGCCTGGGCCGGGAAATGCACGTGATCGTGGGGCAGGGGCAGCTGGACAAGGTCCTCCACGCCACCCCCGAGGACCGGCGCGGCTTTATTGAAGAGGCGGCGGGCATCCTCAAACACCGCCGGCGCAAGGAAAAAACGGTCCGGAAGCTGGAAGCGATGCAGGCAAACCTGCAAAGACTGAGCGATCTCACCAGTGAAATCCGGCGACAGCTGACCCCCCTGGGCAAACAGGCGGAAGTGGCGCGCCGGGCCCAAAGTGTCCAGTTTGACGTCAGGGACGCCCGTGCCAGGCTCCTGGCGGACGACCTGGTGCAGTTGCAGTCCGCCCTTGCCCAGGACGTGGCCGACGAATCCGCGCTGAAGGCGCGCCGGGCCGTTGTGGAGGAGGGCCTTGAAACCGGTCGTCAGCGGCAGGCGGCGTTGGAACAACTCGCGGCCGAGGCAACCCCGCGGCTCAATGCAGCGCGTGACACCTGGTACCAGCTATCGGCGGGCCGGGAAAGATTCCGTTCCCTCGGGTCGCTTGCTGAGGAACGCCGCCGGCTGCTGGGAGCTGCGGACGAGATACCGGATTCCGGAAGGGACCCGGACCAGCTCGAAAGGAATGCCGCCCGGGTCCGCGAAGAACAGGCCGCCCTGGAAGACGCGATCCTGCGACAGCGAACGGCACTTGAAGCCGCGTCGGCAGCCAAGCAGGAAGCCGAAAGTGCTGCAAGTGCCGAAGACAAACGATTGGCTGCGGTGCTCCGTGCCGCCGCCGACCGCCGTGAAGGTCTGGCAAAATTGGCCGGCCAGGTGGGTGCGGCGCGCTCACGCGTGGAAGCTGCGCAGGCCGAGCTTGGCCGGCTCCGGGAATCCCAAACGGCCGGTGATGAGCGCCGACGCCGCGCCCAGAGCGAGTTCACGGCGCTGGAATCGCAGGTCGCGGGCGTCGAGGACGGCGAGGAATCCCTGGACGCTGATTACGAGGATGCCAGCGATTCGCTGGACGCAATCCTAGCGGACATCGAGGCGCTGAAATCTGCCGAACGCGAGGGGGAACGGGAGCGCGATTCGCTGCAGGCCAGGCGGGACGCGCTGCAGCTTGGGCTCAACCGCAAGGACGGGTCAGGCCGGGTGGCGGACTCGGGACTGCCCGGGATCATGGGGCCCCTGGCATCCATGCTCTCGGTCGAGCCCGGGTATGAAGCGGCAATCGCTGCCGCGCTGGGAAACTGTTCGGATGCCGTTGTGGTCAGGGATGCCGGCACCGCCGTCGAGGCCCTGGAGCTACTGAAGGCCGACGACGCCGGCCTTGCCTCGCTGCTGTTGGCGGTGCCGGCCGGGCAGGTCGCCGCGGACCCGCCGTCCGGCGTCGAAGCCGCGCCAGCGCCGGGGCCCCTTCCCGGGGGTGCCCGCTGGGCCGCGGACCTGGTCGCCGCCTCTGCCGCCGGACTTAACGGGTTCCCGTCAACACCGGAGGATGACGCCTCCGGGACGGCCGCCCCGATGCACGCCCTTCTGCGCAGGCTGCTGGCGGGTACTGTCGTTGCTGAAGACTTGGAGTCGGCGTCGGCGCTCATCCACGCGCAGCCCGGTCTGACCGTCGTGACACGGGCGGGCGATGTCTTCACCGCATTCACCGTCCGGGGCGGCTCGGCGAGTGCACCGTCACTGCTGGAGGTGCAGGCCGCCGTCGACGACGCCGGGACCAGGCTCGCCAAGGTCAGCGCTGATCTTGAACGGAACCGGTTCGCACTCGCCGCCGCCCAGGCACGAAAGACACAGGCCCAGGAACGCGCGGATGCCGCCTTGGAGCGGCTCCACGAATCGGATGCCCGGCTGGCGGCCGTGGCCGAAAGGCTGGGACATTTGAACTCGGTGCTGAGGAGCGCCGTGGGCGAGAGCGAACGGCTTGGTGCTTCGCTGGCAAGGGCAGAGGCCAATATGGTGGCCGGGGAGGAGGCTCTGCAGGCTGCAGTCGCACGCCTGGAAGCAGCCCGGCAGGCCCCTGAGGATGAGGAACCGTCGGCTGAGCTCAGGGACGAACTGGCCCTGGCTGCGTCTGCTGCGAGGGCGGCCGAGATGGAGGCCAGGCTTTCGCTGCGGAGCGCCGAAGAGCAGCTGACCGCCACCCGCAACCGCGCCCTGTCCCTGGAGCGGGCGGCGGCGGCGGAGCGTCGGGCACGGGAAGAAGCCGCTCAGCGCGCCCGCCGCCGCAGGCTCCAGGCGCGCCGGGCGGCGGCCGTATCAGCTGCGGTGGAGCAGGTCATCGGCTTCATGGACATCTCCGTGGAGCTTGCCCGGCATTCGCGGGATCTGGCAGAGGAAGAGCGGGAGCTCCGGGACCGTGAACTGGTCGACGTGAGGTCCCAGAACGATTCCCTGAGCCGCGAGCTTGCGGAATTGACGGATTCGGTGCACCGCGACGAGCTTGCCCGCACCCAGCAGCGGCTGCGGATCGAATCCCTCGAATTGCGGTCCGTCGAGGAACTCGGCTTATCACCGGACCAGCTCGTGGCAGACTATGGACCCGACCAGCTGGTGCCGGTGCCGGCGGGGACGTCCAATGACAAGTGGGCCGCCCTCCGGGCACCGGTGGACGAGAACGGCGCGCCGGTCCTGGAAGGCAAGCCCTTCGTCCGCGATGAGCAGGAAAAACGGCTCCGCAAAGCAGAGCGGGACCTTTCCTCGCTGGGACGGGTGAATCCGCTGGCCTTGGAGGAATTCGCCGCGCTCGAGGAACGGCACCAGTTCCTTAGCAGCCAACTCGAGGACCTCAAATCCAGCCGTAAGGACCTGCTGGACATCATCAAGGAAGTGGATGACCGTGTGCAGAAGGTGTTCGCCGAAGCGTTCGCTGATACCTCGGCACAGTTCGTCCGGGTTTTCGCCCGGCTCTTTCCGGGCGGTGAAGGCCGGCTTATCCTGACCGACCCTTCAGACATGCTCACCACCGGAATTGAAGTGGAGGCGCGGCCGGCCGGCAAGAAGATCAAACGGCTCTCACTGCTGTCCGGGGGCGAGCGTTCGCTGACCGCAGTGGCCCTGCTGGTGGCCATCTTCAAAGCGAGGCCATCCCCGTTTTATGTGATGGACGAAGTGGAGGCCGCCCTGGACGACACCAACCTGGGCCGGCTGATCACGATTTTCGAGGAACTCCGCGAGTCCAGCCAGCTGATTGTCATCACGCACCAGAAACGGACCATGGAGGTTGCCGACGCGCTCTACGGCGTCACCATGCGGGGTGACGGGGTCTCAACCGTCATCAGTCAGCGGCTCGGCGCGGACGTATAG
- a CDS encoding MFS transporter: MTDRFRSGKALPRRDGGQSDHPDAAIQPASTRLPRDIKVMLAAAFLIALGFGLVAPVLPQFATTFDVGATAAAVIVSIFAFMRLLFAPAGGALVVKLGERPVYVAGLLIVAASTAACAFAQDYWQLLIFRGLGGAGSVMFTVASMALVVRLAPPESRGRVSGAYASAFLIGNVCGPIVGGMLAGFGLRIPFLAYAAALVLAALVVQTQLSHVPGKSRKDGSLEPAMKLGEALHDSAYRAGLFSSFANGWATFGVRMATVPLFAVAALNAGPAAAGWALAVFAGGNAAALTVSGKLADSLGRKPLMISGLVLTGVATAGIGLTHDMPWFLAASAVAGIGSGLLGPAQQAAIADVIGNGRSGGRVLAVFQMMSDAGAIIGPVLAGLLADRLGYGWAFGVTGGVLVVAAAGWLLARETLKRPA, from the coding sequence ATGACCGATCGTTTCCGCTCCGGCAAGGCCCTGCCCCGCCGGGATGGTGGCCAATCCGACCACCCCGACGCTGCAATACAGCCTGCTTCCACAAGGCTCCCCCGCGACATTAAGGTGATGCTGGCCGCTGCGTTCCTGATCGCGTTGGGGTTCGGGCTCGTTGCGCCGGTATTGCCCCAGTTCGCCACCACGTTTGACGTCGGGGCAACGGCCGCGGCCGTGATCGTGAGTATTTTTGCCTTCATGCGGCTGCTGTTCGCGCCCGCCGGCGGCGCGCTGGTCGTGAAGCTGGGCGAACGGCCGGTCTATGTGGCCGGCCTGTTGATCGTGGCAGCCTCAACTGCGGCCTGCGCCTTCGCCCAGGATTATTGGCAGCTGCTCATTTTCCGGGGCCTGGGCGGCGCCGGTTCGGTGATGTTCACAGTCGCGTCCATGGCGCTGGTGGTCCGGCTGGCGCCGCCGGAGAGCCGGGGCCGGGTCTCCGGCGCCTACGCGTCCGCCTTCCTCATCGGCAACGTCTGCGGCCCTATCGTCGGCGGAATGCTTGCCGGTTTCGGCCTCCGCATCCCGTTCCTGGCGTATGCCGCTGCGCTGGTCCTGGCCGCGCTGGTGGTCCAGACGCAACTCAGCCATGTGCCCGGCAAATCACGGAAGGATGGCAGCCTGGAGCCGGCGATGAAGCTCGGCGAGGCTTTGCATGACAGTGCCTACCGTGCGGGGCTGTTCTCCAGCTTCGCCAACGGCTGGGCAACGTTCGGTGTCCGGATGGCCACCGTGCCGCTTTTCGCCGTGGCTGCGCTGAACGCCGGACCGGCTGCGGCGGGTTGGGCGCTGGCGGTTTTTGCCGGCGGCAATGCGGCAGCGCTGACCGTCTCGGGGAAACTTGCCGACAGCCTGGGCCGCAAGCCGTTGATGATCTCCGGGCTGGTACTCACCGGTGTGGCGACCGCAGGCATCGGACTGACCCACGACATGCCCTGGTTCCTGGCGGCCTCCGCCGTCGCCGGAATAGGTTCCGGCCTGCTGGGTCCGGCCCAGCAGGCCGCCATCGCCGATGTGATCGGCAACGGCCGTTCCGGCGGCCGCGTGCTGGCGGTCTTCCAAATGATGTCCGACGCCGGCGCCATCATCGGCCCGGTCCTTGCCGGGCTCCTGGCGGACCGGCTCGGATACGGGTGGGCATTCGGCGTGACCGGCGGCGTGCTCGTCGTGGCCGCGGCCGGCTGGCTGCTCGCGCGGGAGACCCTCAAACGGCCCGCTTAG